A single Halobellus ruber DNA region contains:
- a CDS encoding DUF7526 family protein, protein MSEQFRGEVLHIVSPEEASDHDLEPAMERLVGSRSILVCRRGGAPSLLELLWAFLRRDPIEPVTILADVDEGTITEGDEITAQVAGTELAGVYTTSGPVTIGSGHAGG, encoded by the coding sequence GGAGCAGTTTCGCGGCGAGGTCCTCCACATCGTTTCCCCCGAGGAGGCCTCCGACCACGACCTCGAACCGGCGATGGAACGGCTGGTTGGCTCCCGGTCGATCCTGGTTTGCCGCCGCGGCGGCGCCCCGTCGCTGCTGGAGCTCCTATGGGCGTTCCTCCGCCGGGATCCGATCGAACCGGTGACTATTCTTGCCGATGTCGACGAGGGGACCATCACGGAGGGCGACGAGATCACCGCCCAGGTCGCCGGGACGGAACTCGCGGGCGTCTACACGACGTCGGGGCCGGTGACCATCGGCTCCGGCCACGCCGGGGGATGA